The Aurantiacibacter arachoides genome window below encodes:
- the putP gene encoding sodium/proline symporter PutP encodes METSTIIALALYFILMLAIGVFAWKRSTADSEGYLLGSRNLHPAVAALSAGASDMSGWLLLGLPGALYVSGLVEAWIGIGLFVGALVNWIVVAPRLRRQTVEYGNALTIPEFLANRFPDKAVLLRVISAVIIVLFFAVYSAASLVAGGKLFDTIFLSGQILGMSPYLAGVLITALVVLAYTAIGGFLAVSLTDFVQGLIMVVALVLMPLVVLYGQGGGGISQMRDTLAAVDPGFLSLFSGLTFIGFLSAVTWGLGYFGQPHIIVRFMAVREGGIPMARNIGMTWMAVALIGAIGIGLAGRAYVERNPAVALEDPETIFILLADLLFHPFVTGFLLAALLAAVMSTISSQLLVASSSLTEDFYRLFLNRNATETQAVRVGRISTVIVAVAAIVIASDSDSGVLSLVSNAWAGFGAAFGPLIVLALTWNRMTGAGAVAGLVTGAAVVIVWIFSGLGEATGIYEIIPGFVAAWLAIWGVSRMTRPAPQTRLVQ; translated from the coding sequence ATGGAAACGTCCACGATCATCGCGCTCGCCCTTTATTTCATCCTCATGCTCGCCATCGGCGTGTTCGCGTGGAAGCGATCGACGGCGGATAGCGAGGGCTATCTGCTCGGCAGCCGCAATCTGCACCCGGCAGTCGCGGCGCTTTCGGCGGGGGCGAGCGACATGTCGGGCTGGCTGCTGCTGGGCCTGCCTGGCGCGCTTTATGTCAGCGGGCTGGTGGAGGCCTGGATCGGTATCGGCCTGTTCGTGGGTGCGCTGGTCAACTGGATCGTGGTGGCGCCCCGCCTGCGGCGGCAGACGGTTGAATACGGCAACGCCCTGACGATCCCCGAGTTTCTCGCCAATCGCTTTCCCGACAAGGCCGTGCTGCTGCGGGTGATCTCGGCCGTCATCATCGTGCTGTTCTTCGCGGTCTACAGCGCGGCCAGCCTGGTGGCGGGGGGCAAGCTGTTCGACACGATCTTCCTGAGCGGGCAGATCCTGGGCATGAGCCCCTATCTGGCCGGCGTTCTCATCACCGCGCTGGTGGTGCTGGCCTACACGGCGATCGGCGGTTTCCTGGCGGTGAGCCTGACCGATTTCGTGCAGGGGCTGATCATGGTCGTCGCCCTGGTGCTGATGCCGCTGGTGGTGCTCTACGGGCAGGGCGGGGGCGGCATTTCCCAGATGCGTGACACGCTGGCCGCGGTCGATCCGGGGTTCCTGTCGCTGTTTTCCGGCCTGACCTTCATCGGCTTCCTCAGCGCGGTAACCTGGGGGCTCGGCTATTTCGGCCAGCCGCACATCATCGTGCGCTTCATGGCCGTGCGTGAGGGCGGGATCCCCATGGCGCGCAACATCGGCATGACGTGGATGGCGGTGGCGCTGATCGGCGCGATCGGCATCGGCCTTGCCGGCCGCGCCTATGTCGAGCGCAACCCGGCGGTGGCGCTGGAGGACCCGGAAACCATTTTCATCCTGCTGGCCGACCTGTTGTTCCATCCCTTCGTCACCGGCTTCCTGCTGGCGGCGTTGCTGGCAGCGGTGATGAGCACGATTTCCAGCCAGCTGCTGGTCGCCTCCAGTTCGCTGACCGAGGACTTCTACCGCCTGTTCCTCAACCGGAACGCGACCGAGACGCAGGCAGTGCGGGTGGGGCGGATCAGCACGGTCATCGTCGCGGTGGCGGCAATCGTCATTGCCAGCGATTCCGACAGCGGCGTGCTCTCGCTCGTATCGAATGCATGGGCGGGCTTCGGTGCCGCCTTCGGTCCGCTGATCGTGCTCGCACTGACATGGAACCGGATGACCGGCGCCGGCGCCGTGGCCGGGCTGGTCACGGGCGCGGCTGTGGTCATCGTATGGATCTTCTCCGGCCTGGGCGAAGCGACCGGCATTTACGAGATCATTCCCGGTTTCGTTGCCGCCTGGCTGGCGATCTGGGGGGTCAGTCGGATGACCCGCCCGGCACCCCAAACGCGGTTGGTGCAATGA
- a CDS encoding NADP-dependent isocitrate dehydrogenase, whose product MAKIQVKNPIVEIDGDEMTRIIWEWIRERLILPYLDVDLKYYDLSVEKRDETDDQITIDSAEAIKKYGVGVKCATITPDEARVEEFNLKSMWRSPNGTIRNILGGTIFREPIVIDNVPRLVPGWTDPIVVGRHAFGDQYRATDTLIPGAGKLRLVFEGDDGQTIDLDVHTFEQPGVAMAMYNHDESIRDFARASFNYGLDRGWPVYLSTKNTILKKYDGRFKDLFQEVFDTEGFKEKFAEAKIIYEHRLIDDMVAAALKWSGKFVWACKNYDGDVQSDVVAQGFGSLGLMTSVLMTPDGKTVEAEAAHGTVTRHYRQHQQGKATSTNPIASIFAWTRGLMYRGRFDGTPDVVKFAETLERVCIRSVESGKMTKDLALLIGPQQPWMTTEQFFEAIVEGLEVEMKAQGLG is encoded by the coding sequence ATGGCCAAGATTCAGGTAAAGAACCCCATCGTCGAAATCGACGGCGATGAAATGACCCGCATCATCTGGGAATGGATACGCGAACGGCTGATCCTGCCCTATCTCGACGTGGACCTGAAGTATTACGATCTGAGCGTGGAAAAGCGTGACGAGACGGACGACCAGATCACCATCGATTCCGCCGAGGCGATCAAGAAATACGGCGTGGGCGTGAAGTGCGCCACCATCACCCCGGACGAAGCGCGGGTGGAGGAATTCAACCTCAAGAGCATGTGGCGTTCGCCAAACGGCACGATCCGCAACATCCTGGGCGGCACGATCTTCCGTGAACCCATCGTGATCGACAACGTGCCGCGCCTGGTGCCTGGCTGGACCGATCCCATCGTCGTTGGCCGCCACGCGTTCGGCGACCAGTACCGCGCCACCGACACGCTGATCCCCGGCGCTGGCAAGCTGCGCCTGGTGTTCGAGGGTGACGATGGCCAGACCATCGACCTCGACGTGCACACGTTCGAGCAGCCCGGCGTCGCCATGGCCATGTACAACCATGACGAGAGCATCCGCGACTTCGCCCGCGCCAGCTTCAACTACGGCCTCGACCGCGGATGGCCGGTGTATCTCTCGACCAAGAACACCATCCTGAAAAAGTACGATGGCCGCTTCAAGGACCTGTTCCAGGAAGTGTTCGACACCGAGGGCTTCAAGGAGAAATTCGCCGAAGCGAAGATCATCTACGAGCATCGCCTGATCGACGACATGGTCGCCGCCGCACTCAAGTGGAGCGGCAAGTTCGTCTGGGCCTGCAAGAACTACGACGGCGACGTGCAGTCCGACGTGGTGGCACAGGGCTTCGGCTCGCTCGGCCTGATGACCAGCGTGCTGATGACGCCCGACGGCAAGACCGTGGAGGCTGAGGCCGCGCACGGCACCGTGACGCGCCATTATCGCCAGCACCAGCAGGGCAAGGCGACGAGCACCAACCCCATCGCCAGCATCTTCGCCTGGACGCGCGGCCTGATGTACCGCGGCCGGTTCGACGGCACGCCCGACGTGGTCAAGTTCGCCGAGACGCTGGAGCGCGTGTGCATCCGATCCGTGGAATCCGGCAAGATGACCAAAGACCTGGCGCTGCTGATCGGCCCGCAACAGCCGTGGATGACGACCGAGCAGTTCTTCGAGGCCATCGTCGAGGGGCTCGAGGTCGAAATGAAGGCACAGGGACTCGGCTGA
- a CDS encoding cold-shock protein: MSKTGTVKFFNSDKGYGFIQPDDGSADSFVHISAVQAAGMQTLDKEQRLNYEVETGRNGKESAINLSSAD; encoded by the coding sequence ATGTCGAAAACCGGCACCGTAAAATTCTTCAATTCCGACAAGGGCTATGGCTTCATCCAGCCCGATGACGGCTCGGCCGACAGCTTCGTGCATATCTCGGCCGTACAGGCCGCCGGCATGCAGACGCTCGATAAGGAACAGCGTCTCAACTACGAAGTCGAGACCGGCCGCAACGGCAAGGAAAGCGCGATCAACCTTTCCTCGGCTGATTGA
- a CDS encoding type III polyketide synthase, whose translation MNDVTELVARNAVALRPQGVPRINALGTATPARDAHIPYTEYAARQITDPREEKLFRRMTDRGGIDHRYSVLEPADIAMEAGSFYDAAHPTGTAGRMARYAAEAPELALAAIGKLPDLAGVTHIVVASCTGFMAPGLDQVIARRLGLASDVERISIGFMGCYAGITLLRTAGHIVRGNPAARVLAVSVELCTLHLQDGATLEQLLAMGQFADGAAAALVTGSGPGLVLGEGLSAALDDSGDLITWTIGETGFVMHLSGAVPGRLAEALADEHMAEKLRAGGEPDAWAVHPGGKSILDAVERGLHLPADALDASREVLREVGNMSSATVLFVLQRMMEQRPRNGLALAFGPGLAMEGVRFHWDQER comes from the coding sequence ATGAATGACGTCACCGAACTGGTCGCCCGGAACGCTGTGGCCCTGCGACCGCAGGGTGTGCCGCGCATCAATGCCCTCGGCACCGCGACGCCAGCGCGTGACGCGCATATCCCCTACACCGAGTATGCCGCGCGCCAGATCACCGATCCGCGCGAGGAAAAGCTGTTCCGCCGGATGACCGACCGCGGCGGCATCGACCACCGTTACTCGGTGCTCGAACCCGCCGACATCGCGATGGAGGCAGGCAGTTTCTACGACGCCGCCCATCCCACAGGCACCGCCGGGCGCATGGCACGCTACGCGGCAGAGGCGCCGGAATTGGCGCTGGCGGCGATCGGCAAGTTGCCCGACCTTGCAGGCGTCACCCACATCGTTGTTGCCAGCTGCACCGGCTTCATGGCCCCAGGTCTGGACCAGGTCATCGCCCGCCGCCTCGGTCTTGCAAGCGACGTCGAGCGCATCTCCATCGGCTTCATGGGCTGCTACGCCGGGATCACCCTGCTGCGCACGGCGGGCCACATCGTGCGCGGCAACCCGGCGGCGCGGGTGCTGGCCGTGTCGGTCGAGTTGTGCACCCTGCACCTGCAGGACGGCGCGACGCTGGAACAGCTGCTGGCCATGGGCCAGTTCGCCGACGGAGCCGCCGCCGCGCTTGTAACCGGCAGCGGGCCGGGGCTGGTTCTGGGCGAAGGCCTTTCCGCCGCGCTCGACGACAGCGGCGACCTCATCACCTGGACCATCGGCGAGACCGGGTTCGTCATGCACCTGTCGGGTGCCGTGCCCGGTCGCCTCGCCGAAGCGCTGGCTGACGAGCACATGGCCGAGAAGCTGCGCGCGGGCGGCGAGCCCGATGCATGGGCGGTCCATCCCGGCGGCAAGTCGATCCTGGACGCTGTCGAGCGCGGCCTTCACCTGCCTGCCGATGCGCTGGACGCCTCTCGCGAAGTTCTGCGCGAAGTGGGCAACATGAGTTCCGCCACCGTCCTGTTCGTTCTTCAGCGGATGATGGAGCAGCGCCCACGCAACGGCCTCGCACTCGCTTTCGGGCCGGGCCTGGCGATGGAAGGCGTGCGCTTTCACTGGGACCAGGAGAGATGA
- a CDS encoding cation:proton antiporter encodes MHGAELSSTMSDALVILGATGIVIPLFARFRVTPIIGFILVGLLVGPFGLGRLVDEVPSLYYVSISDPEALEPFAEFGIILLLFTIGLELSFKRLWQLRKLVFGLGALEVLVAGGLIAAALWAMGQYWTGALALGLALAFSSTALVLPISGTTTPVGRAALSMLLFEDIMIVPIIFLLGALGPTAGEDGVGGLVTVLWQGALVVAVMMVAGRYLLPYLFGQAARTKSPELFLAASLLVVIGASLATALVGLSPIVGALVAGLLIAETEYHSEVEGIIEPFKGLALGVFLMTVGMSIDLAVVWANLPAVILAVLCVLSLKAVVTGFLLRIMGARRSTAIETGILMASPSETTLIILAAASAALLIDRETAQFWQIVTAVGLTVTPLLAGLGKVVARRVEPAPALDPLDADADEPRAIIIGLGRVGKLVAQMLRVHDKPYVAIDFDPDLVERARHEGYHAVFGNALRNDALDKLGIARAPAVILTMDEHVLAGRLTRKLRAAWPDLPIIARARDSAHAAELYRSGATTAVPETLESSLQLSEAALVDLGVAMGPVIASIHEKRDEFRAKIREGGEMTYTPKLRTGAVDS; translated from the coding sequence ATGCACGGCGCCGAACTGTCTTCCACGATGAGCGATGCGCTCGTGATTCTCGGGGCGACCGGCATCGTCATCCCCTTGTTCGCGCGCTTTCGCGTGACGCCGATCATCGGGTTCATCCTCGTCGGCCTGCTTGTCGGCCCGTTCGGCCTTGGCCGCCTGGTGGATGAGGTCCCGTCGCTCTACTACGTTTCCATCTCCGACCCCGAGGCGCTGGAGCCGTTCGCCGAGTTCGGCATCATCCTGCTGCTGTTCACCATCGGCCTCGAACTCAGCTTCAAGCGCCTGTGGCAGCTGCGCAAGCTGGTGTTCGGCCTCGGCGCGCTTGAAGTGCTGGTGGCCGGCGGCCTCATCGCCGCGGCGCTGTGGGCGATGGGCCAGTACTGGACTGGCGCCCTGGCGCTTGGCCTGGCCCTCGCCTTCAGTTCGACCGCGCTGGTGCTGCCAATCTCGGGCACCACGACGCCGGTGGGACGCGCGGCATTGTCGATGTTGCTGTTCGAAGACATCATGATCGTGCCCATCATCTTCCTCCTCGGCGCGCTGGGACCGACCGCGGGAGAGGATGGCGTCGGCGGCCTTGTCACCGTGCTGTGGCAGGGCGCGCTGGTGGTGGCCGTGATGATGGTGGCCGGACGTTACCTTCTGCCCTACCTTTTCGGCCAGGCCGCGCGCACCAAAAGCCCCGAGCTGTTCCTCGCCGCCAGCCTGCTGGTGGTGATCGGGGCCAGCCTCGCGACCGCGCTCGTCGGCCTGTCGCCCATCGTGGGCGCGCTGGTGGCGGGCCTGCTGATCGCGGAAACCGAATACCATTCGGAGGTCGAGGGCATCATCGAGCCGTTCAAGGGCCTCGCTCTCGGCGTGTTTTTGATGACCGTGGGGATGAGTATCGACCTTGCCGTGGTCTGGGCCAACCTGCCCGCGGTAATTCTGGCGGTGCTGTGCGTGCTGTCGCTCAAGGCCGTGGTGACGGGCTTTCTGCTGCGCATCATGGGCGCGCGCCGCTCCACTGCGATCGAAACGGGCATTCTCATGGCGAGCCCGTCGGAAACCACGCTCATCATCCTGGCCGCCGCCAGTGCGGCACTGCTGATCGATCGGGAGACCGCGCAGTTCTGGCAGATCGTCACCGCCGTCGGCCTGACCGTCACGCCCTTGCTTGCCGGGCTCGGCAAAGTGGTCGCCCGCCGGGTGGAGCCCGCGCCCGCGCTCGACCCGCTTGATGCCGACGCGGACGAACCGCGCGCCATCATCATCGGGCTGGGGCGCGTGGGCAAGCTGGTGGCCCAGATGCTGCGCGTGCATGACAAGCCCTACGTCGCCATCGACTTCGATCCCGACCTGGTCGAGCGGGCCCGGCACGAGGGGTACCATGCGGTCTTCGGCAACGCCCTGCGCAACGATGCGCTGGACAAGCTGGGCATCGCGCGCGCGCCCGCCGTTATCCTGACGATGGATGAGCATGTCCTTGCCGGGCGCCTGACCCGCAAGCTGCGCGCTGCCTGGCCGGACCTGCCAATCATCGCGCGCGCGCGTGACAGCGCCCACGCTGCCGAGCTTTACCGCAGCGGTGCCACCACGGCGGTCCCGGAAACGCTGGAAAGCTCGCTTCAGCTTTCCGAGGCGGCGCTGGTCGATCTTGGCGTGGCGATGGGCCCGGTCATCGCCTCCATCCACGAGAAGCGGGACGAATTTCGTGCCAAGATCCGGGAGGGTGGCGAGATGACCTACACGCCGAAGCTGCGCACGGGCGCGGTGGACAGTTGA
- a CDS encoding bifunctional GNAT family N-acetyltransferase/carbon-nitrogen hydrolase family protein: MTKARLEIRQAEIADVRRIAALAKRVYEDFAPYTASEIRGQINNYPEGCFVALLDAKLIGYCATMRIGGDKALAPHTWDEITGNGYGSRHDPFGDWLYGYELCVDPKTRGTRIGRRLYEERRALAEQLDLKGIVFAGRMPNYGRAQRKVSGPQDYLDQVVAGKIHDPVIRFQLANGFEPVGVLKGYLPEDKRSRGNAVHMMWRNPFVDQEPGPKPRVPRGVENVRVATCQLQARAVKDFDEFIGQIRYFVDVASDYEADFILFPEMFTLMLLSAEPETLSPIESIERLSEYTPCISAALSEMALKYNINIIGGSHPTRMEDGDIHNIAIVCLRDGSVHTQEKIHPTPNEAYWWNIRGGDAVDVIQTDCGPVGVLICYDSEFPELARRLVDEGARIIFVPFCTDSRQGYMRVRYCSAARAIENQCFMVLSGNVGNLPNVANMDIQYAQSCILTPCDFPFARDGIAAEASENVETLTISDVNLADLAWARAEGTVRNLADRRFDLYRIEWEQKEKVDGETATEPSGPPPTRQHGPGGG, from the coding sequence GTGACCAAGGCCCGCCTCGAAATCCGTCAGGCGGAAATCGCCGATGTCCGCCGCATCGCCGCACTGGCAAAACGCGTGTACGAGGATTTTGCGCCCTACACCGCCAGCGAGATCCGTGGGCAGATCAACAACTATCCCGAGGGCTGCTTCGTCGCCCTGCTGGATGCTAAGCTGATCGGCTATTGCGCCACCATGCGCATCGGCGGGGACAAGGCCCTGGCCCCGCACACCTGGGACGAGATCACCGGCAACGGATACGGCAGCCGCCACGATCCCTTCGGTGACTGGCTTTACGGTTACGAACTGTGCGTCGATCCCAAGACGCGCGGCACGCGCATCGGGCGGCGCCTGTACGAAGAACGCCGCGCGCTGGCCGAACAGCTTGATCTGAAAGGCATCGTTTTCGCAGGCCGGATGCCGAACTACGGCCGCGCCCAGCGCAAGGTCAGTGGCCCGCAGGACTATCTCGACCAGGTCGTGGCAGGCAAGATCCACGATCCCGTGATCCGCTTCCAGCTTGCCAACGGGTTCGAACCGGTGGGTGTGCTCAAGGGCTATCTGCCCGAAGACAAGCGCAGCCGCGGCAACGCCGTGCACATGATGTGGCGCAACCCCTTCGTCGACCAGGAACCCGGCCCCAAGCCACGGGTTCCGCGCGGCGTCGAGAACGTGCGCGTCGCCACCTGCCAGTTGCAGGCGCGTGCGGTGAAGGACTTCGACGAGTTCATCGGCCAGATCCGCTATTTTGTCGACGTGGCCAGCGATTACGAGGCGGACTTCATCCTCTTTCCAGAGATGTTCACGCTCATGCTGCTGAGCGCGGAGCCGGAAACCCTCTCTCCCATCGAGAGCATCGAGCGCCTGTCCGAATACACGCCCTGCATCAGCGCGGCGCTGTCGGAAATGGCGCTGAAATACAACATCAACATCATCGGCGGCAGCCATCCCACGCGGATGGAAGACGGCGACATCCACAACATCGCCATCGTGTGCCTGCGCGACGGGTCCGTCCACACGCAGGAGAAGATCCACCCCACGCCTAACGAGGCGTACTGGTGGAACATTCGCGGCGGCGATGCGGTGGACGTTATCCAGACCGACTGCGGTCCGGTGGGCGTGCTGATCTGTTACGACAGCGAATTCCCCGAGCTTGCCCGCCGCCTGGTGGACGAGGGGGCGCGGATCATCTTCGTGCCGTTCTGCACGGACAGCCGGCAAGGTTACATGCGGGTGCGTTATTGCTCCGCCGCGCGCGCGATCGAGAACCAGTGCTTCATGGTGCTGTCAGGCAACGTCGGCAACCTGCCCAACGTCGCCAACATGGACATCCAGTATGCGCAGAGCTGCATCCTGACGCCGTGCGACTTCCCCTTCGCCCGTGACGGTATCGCAGCCGAAGCGTCGGAAAACGTGGAGACGCTGACGATCAGCGACGTGAACCTCGCCGATCTCGCTTGGGCGCGTGCAGAGGGCACGGTGCGCAACCTGGCGGACCGGCGGTTCGATCTCTACCGGATCGAGTGGGAACAGAAGGAAAAGGTCGACGGCGAAACCGCGACCGAACCCAGCGGCCCGCCGCCGACGCGGCAGCACGGGCCGGGCGGGGGCTAG
- a CDS encoding methyltransferase domain-containing protein: MNARLAERLDTEELMDDPALPEATYRAVLADLARVNRATLAYRPTLAFLDRALAGRDSVRLLDVGYGQGDMLRRIAAWAETNGKKAELVGVDLNPNSALVARETTPEGVPIRYHTGDYADLVGGGWDVIVSSLVAHHMGREELVLFLRFMEAEARAGWFVNDLHRHAVSYAGYPLLAWAARWHPIVRADGRTSIARSYRPAEWPALLAEAGVTGARIERHFPFRLCVSQTR; the protein is encoded by the coding sequence ATGAATGCCCGGCTGGCAGAGCGGCTCGACACCGAAGAGCTGATGGACGATCCGGCGCTGCCTGAAGCCACCTATCGCGCGGTGCTGGCCGACCTTGCACGGGTGAACCGCGCGACCCTGGCCTATCGCCCCACCCTCGCCTTTCTCGACCGCGCGCTGGCGGGACGCGACAGCGTTCGCCTGCTCGACGTCGGTTATGGCCAGGGTGATATGCTGCGCCGCATCGCCGCCTGGGCCGAAACGAATGGGAAGAAGGCCGAACTGGTCGGCGTCGATCTCAACCCCAACAGCGCCCTTGTCGCGCGCGAGACGACGCCCGAAGGTGTGCCGATCCGCTACCACACCGGCGACTATGCCGATCTCGTCGGCGGCGGGTGGGACGTGATCGTCTCCAGCCTGGTTGCGCATCACATGGGCCGCGAAGAACTGGTGCTGTTCCTGCGTTTCATGGAAGCCGAAGCGCGCGCCGGGTGGTTCGTGAACGACCTGCACCGTCACGCCGTCAGCTATGCGGGCTATCCGCTGCTCGCCTGGGCGGCGCGTTGGCATCCGATCGTGCGCGCCGACGGCCGCACCTCCATCGCCCGATCATACCGCCCCGCCGAATGGCCCGCCCTGCTTGCCGAGGCCGGCGTTACGGGCGCGCGGATAGAGCGGCATTTTCCCTTCCGCCTGTGCGTATCGCAGACCCGCTAG
- a CDS encoding NAD(P)H-dependent flavin oxidoreductase gives MTAGAMNGLVEAFAARLRIPAIVAPMFLVSGPDMVVETCKAGLCGTFPALNQRTSEGFEEWLVEIQDRLGPDDAPYGVNLIVHQSNPRVMADLELCVKHKVPLIITSLGAVPDLVQAVHSYGGIVFHDVIMRRHAEKAAEAGVDGIIAVAAGAGGHAGTFSPFALTSEIREVWDGALILSGSMSHGGHVLAAEAMGADFGYFGSHFIAATESMASAEQKAMMIGATAKDITYTDKVTGVGANFMTPSLASASHEHAGQMSLNEEARAWKTVWSAGHGVGAVRDVRPTADLAAQLIAEYDAAKAKICA, from the coding sequence ATGACCGCCGGGGCGATGAACGGCCTGGTCGAGGCCTTCGCCGCGCGGTTGCGCATCCCGGCGATCGTCGCCCCGATGTTCCTCGTCTCCGGACCGGACATGGTGGTGGAAACGTGCAAGGCGGGCCTGTGCGGCACGTTCCCGGCGCTCAACCAGCGCACCTCGGAAGGGTTCGAGGAATGGCTGGTCGAGATACAGGACCGCCTCGGCCCTGACGATGCGCCCTACGGCGTCAACCTGATCGTCCACCAGTCCAACCCGCGGGTGATGGCGGACCTCGAACTGTGCGTGAAGCACAAGGTGCCGCTGATCATCACCTCGCTCGGCGCGGTGCCCGACCTGGTACAGGCCGTCCATTCCTATGGCGGCATCGTGTTCCACGACGTGATCATGCGACGCCACGCGGAAAAGGCCGCCGAGGCCGGGGTGGATGGCATCATCGCGGTCGCCGCAGGTGCGGGCGGGCACGCGGGCACGTTCAGCCCCTTCGCCCTCACCAGCGAGATCCGCGAGGTGTGGGATGGCGCACTGATCCTCTCGGGATCGATGAGCCACGGCGGCCACGTCCTGGCAGCAGAGGCAATGGGTGCGGATTTTGGCTATTTCGGCAGCCACTTCATCGCCGCGACCGAGAGCATGGCCTCGGCCGAGCAGAAGGCCATGATGATCGGCGCCACCGCCAAGGATATCACCTATACCGACAAGGTGACGGGCGTGGGCGCCAACTTCATGACGCCCAGCCTCGCCTCGGCCTCGCACGAACACGCCGGGCAGATGTCGTTGAACGAGGAAGCCAGGGCGTGGAAGACCGTGTGGTCCGCCGGCCATGGCGTCGGCGCGGTGCGCGATGTGCGGCCCACGGCCGATCTCGCCGCGCAGCTGATCGCCGAGTATGACGCGGCCAAGGCGAAAATCTGCGCGTGA
- a CDS encoding NAD(P)/FAD-dependent oxidoreductase — MRIADPLVLGAGPAGCAAAIRLGQTGAMPLLIDRDADVGDPLCGGFLSWRTAEQLQTLGLSPAALGAHRVARLRLFDGPHQAALDLPHPAWGLSRHALDTAMRARALAVGARLDFDTVRAIEGLTVEGRVASYRPQSLFLATGKHDVRGQSRPRSANDTALGIRLRLPHTPERQRLLGGAIELHLFPGGYVGIVLQEGGSANLCLAMRKSALADAGGSPQALFAQLARDHPALAARLGDDWRQVRCDTIGAVPYGFIAKDTAPGLFRLGDQAAVIPSLAGEGISIALASGVTAAQHWLAGGAAAAPVYQRAFARQARLPVALASAAWHAAETRIGARAALALARLAPALVAGFADRARIAAPSLA, encoded by the coding sequence GTGCGTATCGCAGACCCGCTAGTTCTCGGCGCAGGCCCGGCGGGGTGCGCGGCGGCGATCCGACTGGGCCAGACGGGCGCGATGCCGTTGCTGATCGACCGCGACGCTGACGTCGGCGATCCCCTGTGCGGCGGATTCCTGAGCTGGCGCACGGCGGAGCAGTTGCAGACGCTGGGCCTCTCTCCCGCAGCACTCGGCGCGCACCGCGTGGCTCGGTTGCGGCTGTTCGACGGCCCGCACCAGGCCGCGCTGGACCTGCCGCACCCCGCATGGGGCCTGTCGCGCCACGCGCTGGATACTGCCATGCGCGCCCGCGCCCTGGCGGTCGGCGCGCGGCTGGATTTCGATACGGTTCGCGCCATCGAGGGCCTCACGGTCGAAGGGCGCGTCGCCAGTTACCGACCGCAGAGCCTGTTTCTCGCCACCGGAAAGCACGACGTGCGCGGACAATCCAGGCCCCGGTCCGCCAACGATACCGCGCTCGGCATCCGCCTGCGCCTGCCGCACACGCCGGAGCGTCAGCGCCTGCTGGGCGGCGCGATCGAGTTGCACCTGTTTCCCGGCGGATACGTCGGCATCGTGCTGCAGGAAGGCGGCAGCGCCAACCTGTGCCTGGCCATGCGAAAGAGCGCGCTGGCCGATGCCGGCGGCTCGCCACAGGCCCTTTTCGCGCAGCTTGCACGCGACCACCCCGCCCTCGCCGCCCGGCTGGGAGATGATTGGCGACAGGTGCGCTGCGACACCATCGGCGCCGTCCCCTACGGCTTCATCGCGAAAGACACGGCGCCCGGCCTGTTCCGGCTGGGCGATCAGGCGGCGGTCATTCCTTCGCTCGCGGGCGAGGGTATTTCCATCGCGCTCGCCAGCGGAGTAACCGCCGCGCAGCACTGGCTGGCGGGGGGAGCCGCCGCAGCGCCCGTCTACCAGCGCGCGTTTGCCCGGCAGGCCCGGTTGCCCGTCGCTCTGGCATCGGCGGCGTGGCACGCGGCGGAAACCCGCATCGGTGCGCGCGCCGCACTGGCCCTGGCGCGCCTTGCCCCCGCCCTGGTCGCCGGATTTGCCGACCGGGCGCGGATTGCCGCCCCTTCCCTTGCGTGA